A stretch of the Poseidonibacter parvus genome encodes the following:
- a CDS encoding mannitol dehydrogenase family protein, giving the protein MILDKNFLQNSAFNKAEYNYSQDDLSAGIIHIGVGNFHRSHQAYLLDSLFNQRKDLNYGIIGAGLREYDTFMRDDLLKQDCLTTLVQRDENTTNTRVLQSMIDFIEVDNNLLVESLCNENIKIVSLTITEGGYYIDSYGNFNIQNEEIQADINNPDNPKTAFGILIKALKIRKEKGLNPFTLLTCDNIAHNGNVLRNVMVKMSQQIDADLSEYIASNVSCPNSMVDRITPTATKEDIAFIQSEYGYIDNRPVFSEPFIQWIIEDNFCNGRPALEEVGVMFVDDIEPYELMKIRMLNGSHAAISSVSALLDIDYVHEALENETVKTFLDSIINKEVIPVLKDIVTDINLDEYYNTVITRFANPYIKDTITRICFDNSNKQPKFIIDSIKDGIKNNVNVDGLILACALWCRYSIGTDENGKELDINDARKDKLKDLALEAKDNPIVFIQFDEIYGTLSQNTYFSETFTKFLNSIWENGVENTVKNYNKQ; this is encoded by the coding sequence ATGATTTTAGATAAAAACTTTTTACAAAATAGTGCATTTAATAAAGCTGAATATAATTACTCGCAAGATGATTTAAGTGCAGGAATTATTCATATTGGTGTTGGAAACTTTCATAGATCTCATCAAGCTTATCTTTTAGATTCTTTATTTAATCAAAGAAAAGATTTAAATTATGGAATTATTGGTGCAGGTTTAAGAGAATATGATACTTTTATGAGAGATGATTTATTAAAACAAGATTGTTTAACTACACTTGTTCAAAGAGATGAAAATACAACTAATACAAGAGTTTTACAATCAATGATTGATTTTATTGAGGTTGATAATAACTTATTAGTTGAATCTTTATGTAATGAAAATATAAAAATTGTATCACTTACTATTACAGAAGGTGGATATTATATAGATTCTTATGGAAACTTCAATATTCAAAATGAAGAAATTCAAGCAGATATAAATAACCCTGATAATCCAAAAACAGCTTTTGGAATATTAATAAAAGCATTAAAAATCAGAAAAGAAAAAGGTCTTAATCCTTTTACTCTTTTAACGTGCGATAATATTGCACATAATGGAAATGTTTTAAGAAATGTAATGGTTAAAATGTCACAGCAAATTGATGCAGACTTAAGTGAATATATAGCAAGTAATGTATCTTGTCCAAACTCTATGGTTGATAGAATTACACCAACTGCAACAAAAGAAGATATTGCATTTATTCAAAGTGAATATGGGTATATTGATAATAGACCTGTATTTTCAGAGCCTTTTATACAATGGATTATAGAAGATAACTTTTGTAATGGAAGACCAGCACTTGAAGAAGTTGGAGTAATGTTTGTTGATGATATAGAACCATATGAATTAATGAAAATTAGAATGCTTAATGGTTCACATGCAGCAATTTCATCTGTAAGTGCATTGTTAGATATAGATTACGTACATGAAGCTTTAGAAAATGAAACTGTAAAGACATTTTTAGACAGTATTATAAACAAAGAAGTAATACCAGTACTAAAAGATATTGTTACAGATATTAATCTTGATGAATATTATAATACTGTAATAACAAGATTTGCTAATCCATATATAAAAGATACGATTACAAGAATTTGTTTTGATAACTCTAACAAGCAACCAAAATTTATAATTGATAGTATAAAAGATGGAATTAAAAATAATGTTAATGTAGATGGACTTATTTTAGCTTGTGCTTTATGGTGTAGATACTCAATTGGAACAGATGAAAATGGAAAAGAGTTAGATATAAATGATGCTAGAAAAGATAAACTAAAAGATTTAGCACTAGAAGCAAAAGATAATCCAATTGTATTTATTCAATTTGATGAAATTTATGGAACATTATCTCAAAATACTTATTTCTCTGAAACTTTTACTAAATTCTTAAATAGTATTTGGGAAAATGGTGTAGAAAATACAGTTAAAAATTATAATAAACAATAA